Proteins encoded in a region of the Brevundimonas vesicularis genome:
- the udk gene encoding uridine kinase, protein MTILIAITGGSGSGKSTLAEALVSALPEGSAVLVREDSYYKDAASLPGFDAATFDFDDVTARDHDLMIADLKALKAGRAVTAPVYSFIHHGREPGGEPIPAAEVVIVEGTHVLCTPDLTALFDIRVFVDTPADIRFIRRLLRDQAERGRSADSVVAQYLATVRPGHERLTEPSRTHADFIVADATAAVRLEDPQAVVRLAAPVLAHPLLQALLDD, encoded by the coding sequence ATGACCATATTGATCGCGATCACGGGGGGCTCCGGCTCCGGCAAAAGCACCCTGGCGGAGGCGTTGGTATCGGCCCTGCCGGAAGGGTCGGCCGTGCTGGTGCGCGAGGACAGCTATTACAAGGACGCGGCCTCCCTGCCCGGCTTCGACGCCGCGACCTTCGACTTCGACGATGTGACGGCGCGCGATCACGACCTGATGATCGCGGACCTGAAGGCCTTGAAGGCCGGGCGCGCGGTGACGGCGCCGGTCTATTCCTTCATCCATCACGGCCGCGAGCCGGGCGGCGAGCCGATCCCGGCGGCCGAGGTGGTGATCGTCGAGGGCACGCATGTTCTGTGCACCCCCGATCTGACCGCCCTGTTCGACATCCGGGTCTTCGTGGACACCCCCGCCGACATCCGCTTCATCCGCCGGCTGCTGCGCGACCAAGCCGAGCGGGGACGGTCGGCGGATTCGGTCGTGGCGCAATATCTGGCGACTGTTCGGCCGGGTCACGAGCGCCTGACCGAACCGTCGCGCACCCACGCCGACTTCATCGTCGCCGACGCGACGGCGGCGGTGCGCCTTGAAGATCCCCAGGCCGTGGTGCGTCTCGCGGCCCCGGTCCTGGCCCATCCGCTGCTGCAGGCCCTGCTGGACGATTAG
- a CDS encoding homocysteine S-methyltransferase family protein encodes MTRAARIAALHQAAKERILVLDGSWGVMIQRRGLDEADFRADRFVAANGYDEKHQMKGNNDILCITRPDVIADLHDQYFAAGADISETNTFSGTTIAQEDYALDAQAVWDINLEGAKLARAAADRWTEKEPHKPRFAAGSIGPLNKMLSMSSDVNDPGARSVTFDQVYEAYRHQVKALNEGGVDLYLIETITDTLNCKAAIKAIKDLEDEGLDALPIWISGTITDRSGRTLSGQTAEAFWNSVRHAKPFAVGFNCALGADLMRPFIAELSRVADTLVAAYPNAGLPNAMGQYDEEPHETAHFIEEWAASGLVNIVGGCCGTTPDHIRHVAEEVAPLKPRAIPERPVALRLSGLEPFELVA; translated from the coding sequence ATGACCCGCGCAGCACGCATCGCCGCCCTGCATCAGGCGGCCAAGGAACGCATTCTGGTCCTCGATGGCAGTTGGGGTGTCATGATCCAGCGTCGCGGGCTGGACGAGGCCGACTTCCGCGCCGACCGCTTCGTCGCCGCCAACGGCTATGACGAGAAACATCAGATGAAGGGGAACAACGACATCCTCTGCATCACGCGGCCCGATGTCATCGCCGACCTGCACGACCAGTATTTCGCCGCCGGCGCCGACATCAGCGAAACCAACACCTTCTCCGGCACCACCATCGCCCAGGAGGACTACGCCCTTGACGCCCAGGCGGTGTGGGACATCAATCTGGAAGGCGCGAAACTGGCCCGCGCCGCCGCCGACCGCTGGACGGAAAAGGAGCCGCACAAGCCGCGGTTCGCCGCCGGCTCCATCGGCCCGCTGAACAAGATGCTGTCGATGTCGTCTGACGTGAACGACCCCGGCGCCCGCAGCGTGACCTTCGACCAGGTCTACGAGGCCTATCGCCATCAGGTGAAGGCGCTGAACGAGGGCGGTGTCGATCTCTATCTGATCGAAACCATCACCGACACGCTGAACTGCAAGGCCGCGATCAAGGCGATCAAGGATCTGGAAGACGAGGGGCTAGACGCCCTGCCCATCTGGATCAGCGGCACCATCACCGACCGCTCGGGCCGCACCCTGTCGGGCCAGACGGCCGAGGCCTTCTGGAACAGCGTACGCCACGCCAAGCCGTTCGCCGTCGGCTTCAACTGCGCCCTGGGCGCCGACCTGATGCGCCCCTTCATCGCCGAGCTAAGCCGCGTCGCCGACACCCTGGTCGCCGCCTACCCCAACGCCGGCCTGCCCAACGCCATGGGCCAGTACGACGAAGAGCCGCACGAGACTGCCCACTTCATCGAGGAATGGGCCGCCTCCGGTCTTGTCAACATCGTCGGCGGCTGTTGCGGCACGACGCCCGATCACATTCGTCACGTCGCCGAAGAGGTCGCGCCGCTGAAGCCGCGCGCCATCCCGGAACGGCCGGTGGCCTTGCGTCTGTCCGGCCTCGAACCTTTTGAATTGGTAGCGTAA
- a CDS encoding long-chain-fatty-acid--CoA ligase, which translates to MLGLMQDWPLTVDKIIDHAKNWHGEREVVTRSVEGPIVRTTYAQIHERAKRVSSALKDWGVQPGDRVATLAWNTANHIEAWYGIMGIGGVCHTLNPRLFPEQLVYIINHAEDRIIFVDLTFVPLLEAILPHIPKVERVVIMTDAAHMPQTKLPKAVAYEDAIAGQSTDVVWGDFDEQTACGLCYTSGTTGNPKGVLYSHRSNFLHTFMGLQATVMGATPKEVILPVVPMFHANAWGIAFAGPAAGTKLVMPGAKMDGQSIYELIEQEGVTFSAAVPTVWQGLFAHMKQNGLGFSTLKRVLIGGSACPESLIRGFQDDFGVEVTHAWGMTETSPIGTIANLPPEILKLSYDEQMKYRLKQGVPPLGVELKLKDETGAELPHDGATFGRLMVKGPTISRAYFKEDGSILDDEGFFDTGDVATIDDLGFMQITDRAKDVIKSGGEWISSIEIENIAVGHPKVEIAAVIGAAHPKWDERPVLILKLKPDETLDKQEHLDFLTGKIAKWWMPDDVVAVDDIPLGATGKIDKKLLRDRMKDYRLPTAA; encoded by the coding sequence ATGCTGGGCTTGATGCAGGACTGGCCGCTGACGGTCGACAAGATCATCGACCACGCCAAAAACTGGCATGGCGAGCGCGAAGTGGTGACGCGCTCGGTCGAGGGGCCCATCGTCCGCACGACCTACGCCCAGATCCACGAGCGGGCCAAACGCGTGTCCAGCGCGCTGAAGGACTGGGGCGTCCAGCCGGGCGACCGCGTCGCCACCCTGGCCTGGAACACCGCCAACCATATCGAGGCCTGGTACGGCATCATGGGCATCGGCGGGGTGTGCCATACCCTGAACCCGCGCCTGTTCCCCGAACAGCTCGTCTACATCATCAATCACGCCGAAGACCGGATCATCTTCGTCGACCTGACCTTCGTGCCGCTGCTGGAAGCGATCCTGCCGCATATCCCGAAGGTCGAGCGCGTCGTCATCATGACCGACGCCGCCCATATGCCGCAGACGAAGCTGCCCAAGGCCGTCGCCTATGAGGACGCGATCGCCGGTCAATCGACCGACGTGGTCTGGGGCGACTTCGACGAACAGACGGCCTGCGGCCTCTGCTACACCTCCGGCACCACGGGCAATCCGAAGGGGGTGTTGTATTCGCACCGCTCCAACTTCCTGCACACCTTCATGGGCCTTCAGGCCACTGTGATGGGCGCCACGCCCAAGGAAGTGATCCTGCCGGTCGTGCCGATGTTCCACGCCAACGCCTGGGGCATCGCCTTCGCCGGCCCGGCTGCTGGCACCAAGCTGGTGATGCCGGGGGCCAAGATGGACGGTCAGTCGATCTATGAGCTGATTGAACAGGAGGGCGTCACCTTCTCGGCCGCCGTGCCGACTGTCTGGCAGGGCCTGTTCGCCCACATGAAACAGAACGGGCTGGGATTCTCGACCCTGAAGCGCGTCCTCATCGGCGGTTCGGCCTGTCCCGAAAGCCTGATCCGCGGCTTCCAGGACGATTTCGGCGTCGAGGTCACCCACGCCTGGGGCATGACCGAGACCTCACCTATCGGCACCATCGCCAACCTGCCGCCCGAAATCCTGAAGCTCTCCTACGACGAGCAGATGAAGTACCGACTGAAGCAGGGCGTACCGCCGCTGGGCGTCGAGCTGAAGCTGAAGGACGAGACGGGTGCCGAACTGCCGCACGACGGGGCGACCTTCGGCCGTCTGATGGTCAAGGGGCCGACGATCAGCCGCGCCTATTTCAAGGAAGACGGCTCGATCCTGGACGACGAAGGCTTCTTTGACACCGGCGATGTGGCCACGATCGACGACCTGGGCTTCATGCAGATCACCGACCGCGCCAAGGACGTGATCAAGTCTGGCGGCGAGTGGATCAGCTCCATCGAGATCGAGAACATCGCCGTCGGCCACCCCAAGGTCGAGATCGCAGCCGTCATCGGCGCGGCCCACCCCAAATGGGACGAACGGCCCGTGCTGATCCTGAAGCTGAAGCCAGACGAGACGCTGGACAAGCAGGAGCATCTGGACTTCCTGACCGGCAAGATCGCCAAATGGTGGATGCCCGACGATGTGGTCGCCGTAGACGACATCCCGCTGGGTGCGACCGGCAAGATCGACAAGAAGCTTCTGCGCGACCGGATGAAGGACTATCGTCTGCCGACCGCTGCCTAA
- the metH gene encoding methionine synthase has product MRPVFINVGERTNVTGSAKFRKLVVEGDYSAALDVARQQVEAGAQIIDVNMDEGLLDGVVAMRTFLNLIAAEPDIARVPVMIDSSKWEVIEAGLKCVQGKPIVNSISMKEGEQAFRDHAIKCLRYGAAVVVMAFDEVGQADTAARKIEICTRAYDILVNEVGFPPEDIIFDPNIFAVATGIEEHDNYAVDFIEATREIKRTLPYARISGGVSNVSFSFRGNEPVRRAIHSVFLYHAINAGMDMGIVNAGDLPVYDDIDAELREAVEDVILNRPQRTNVSNTERLVDMAPRYKGEKGQARVVDLKWRDQPVGKRIEHALVNGITEFIEADTEEARLASERPLHVIEGPLMDGMNVVGDLFGSGKMFLPQVVKSARVMKQAVAWLEPFMEAEKVGKPREQAGRILMATVKGDVHDIGKNIVGVVLQCNNYEVIDLGVMVPADRILDEAKAHNVDIIGLSGLITPSLDEMVFVGAEMERRGFDIPLLIGGATTSRTHTAVKIEPAYRRGSTTYVVDASRAVSVVSGLLSKTERAKNEAATRDEYIRIREQYARGQEVKARATLAQARENRFRIDPDQPMPGKPAFLGVKAFDAWNLQDLADHIDWTPFFASWELTGRYPLILDDEVVGEAARDLFEDAKVMLKRIIDEKWFTAKGVVGFWPARADGDDVIVYADEGCDTEVARFHTLRQQIKKSNGKPNLALSDFIADEGDDYIGAFAVTAGHGELEVAKRFKDAGDDYSAILATALADRLAEAFAERLHKEVRTTLWGYAADETADIDALIAEHYQGIRPAPGYPAQPDHTEKATLFRLLDAGNHAGMALTESYAMTPPASVSGLYFGHPGSHYFGVGKIDLDQVEDYARRKGWDVATAERWLAPILNYDPYAAKRETAA; this is encoded by the coding sequence GTGCGTCCTGTCTTCATCAACGTCGGCGAACGGACCAACGTCACCGGCTCGGCCAAATTCCGCAAGCTGGTGGTCGAGGGCGACTATTCGGCCGCGCTGGACGTCGCCCGACAGCAGGTCGAGGCCGGCGCCCAGATCATCGACGTCAATATGGACGAAGGCCTGCTGGACGGCGTCGTCGCCATGCGGACCTTTCTGAACCTGATCGCGGCCGAGCCCGACATCGCCCGCGTGCCGGTGATGATCGACAGCTCCAAGTGGGAGGTGATCGAGGCGGGCCTGAAGTGCGTCCAGGGCAAGCCCATCGTCAACTCGATCAGCATGAAGGAGGGCGAACAGGCCTTCCGCGACCATGCGATCAAATGCCTGCGCTACGGCGCCGCCGTCGTGGTCATGGCCTTTGACGAAGTGGGCCAGGCCGACACCGCCGCCCGCAAGATCGAGATATGCACACGCGCCTATGACATTCTGGTCAACGAGGTCGGCTTCCCGCCCGAGGACATCATCTTCGACCCCAACATCTTCGCCGTGGCGACAGGGATCGAGGAGCACGACAACTACGCCGTCGACTTCATCGAGGCGACGCGGGAGATCAAACGCACCCTCCCCTACGCCCGCATTTCGGGCGGGGTGTCGAACGTCTCGTTCAGCTTCCGCGGCAACGAGCCGGTGCGCCGCGCGATTCACAGCGTCTTCCTGTACCACGCCATCAACGCCGGCATGGACATGGGGATCGTCAACGCCGGCGACCTGCCGGTCTATGACGACATCGACGCCGAACTGCGCGAGGCGGTCGAGGATGTGATCCTGAATCGGCCGCAGCGGACCAATGTCTCGAATACCGAGCGTCTGGTCGACATGGCGCCCCGTTACAAGGGCGAGAAGGGCCAGGCCCGCGTCGTCGATTTGAAATGGCGCGACCAACCGGTCGGCAAGCGGATCGAACACGCCCTGGTCAACGGCATCACGGAGTTCATCGAGGCCGACACCGAAGAGGCGCGCCTGGCTTCAGAGCGCCCGCTGCACGTGATCGAAGGCCCGCTGATGGACGGGATGAACGTGGTCGGCGACCTGTTCGGCTCGGGCAAGATGTTCCTGCCGCAGGTGGTGAAGTCCGCCCGCGTGATGAAACAGGCCGTCGCCTGGCTGGAGCCCTTCATGGAGGCCGAGAAGGTCGGCAAGCCGCGCGAGCAGGCGGGCCGCATCCTGATGGCCACCGTCAAGGGGGACGTTCACGACATCGGCAAGAACATCGTCGGCGTCGTGCTGCAATGTAACAACTACGAGGTCATAGACCTGGGCGTCATGGTCCCGGCCGACCGCATCCTGGACGAGGCGAAAGCCCACAACGTCGATATCATCGGCCTGTCGGGCCTGATCACGCCGTCGCTGGACGAAATGGTTTTTGTCGGCGCCGAGATGGAACGGCGCGGCTTCGACATCCCTCTGCTGATCGGGGGCGCAACCACCAGCCGCACCCATACGGCGGTCAAGATCGAGCCCGCTTACCGCCGGGGCTCGACCACCTATGTCGTCGACGCGTCGCGCGCCGTCAGCGTCGTTTCGGGACTTCTGTCCAAGACCGAGCGCGCGAAGAACGAGGCCGCCACCCGCGACGAATACATCCGCATCCGCGAGCAATATGCCCGCGGCCAGGAGGTGAAGGCCCGCGCCACCCTGGCTCAGGCGCGCGAGAACCGCTTCCGCATCGACCCCGACCAGCCCATGCCCGGCAAGCCGGCCTTCCTCGGCGTGAAGGCGTTCGATGCCTGGAACCTGCAGGATCTGGCCGACCACATCGACTGGACTCCCTTCTTCGCCAGCTGGGAGCTGACCGGCCGCTATCCGCTGATCCTGGACGACGAGGTCGTCGGCGAGGCCGCCCGCGACCTGTTCGAAGATGCCAAGGTCATGCTGAAGCGGATCATCGACGAGAAGTGGTTCACGGCCAAAGGCGTCGTCGGCTTTTGGCCCGCCCGCGCTGATGGCGACGATGTCATCGTCTACGCCGACGAAGGCTGCGACACGGAGGTCGCCCGCTTCCACACCCTGCGCCAGCAGATCAAGAAGTCGAACGGTAAGCCGAACCTGGCCCTGTCCGACTTCATCGCGGATGAGGGCGATGACTATATCGGCGCTTTCGCCGTCACCGCCGGTCACGGCGAGCTGGAAGTCGCCAAACGGTTCAAGGACGCCGGCGACGACTATTCCGCCATCCTCGCCACCGCCCTGGCCGACCGCTTGGCCGAGGCCTTCGCGGAGCGTCTCCACAAGGAAGTCCGCACCACCCTGTGGGGCTATGCCGCCGACGAAACGGCCGATATCGATGCTCTGATCGCCGAACACTACCAAGGCATCCGCCCTGCCCCCGGCTATCCCGCCCAGCCCGATCACACGGAAAAGGCCACCCTCTTCCGCCTGCTCGACGCCGGAAACCACGCAGGCATGGCCCTGACCGAAAGCTACGCCATGACGCCGCCGGCCTCGGTGTCCGGCCTCTACTTCGGCCATCCGGGCAGCCACTATTTCGGCGTCGGTAAGATCGATCTGGACCAGGTCGAGGATTACGCCCGGCGCAAGGGCTGGGACGTCGCCACGGCTGAGCGCTGGCTGGCCCCCATCCTCAACTACGATCCCTACGCCGCCAAACGCGAAACGGCGGCTTGA
- a CDS encoding DUF1499 domain-containing protein, which translates to MPTRKPVPAILPWLTALAAAPFVLIVAAVTATRFGGLDLAIGYDLLTWTVARLLAWVGLAAALVAAVLALRDLKGRGLYALAALALSGATVAGFVLRQGQDATPHPRDVSTNLDEPPGLPRAAGVRSGAPQTCDGVDAIPTQVLAQQATSALVDAGFVVTRATTFQVEAVHAGAWFGFATDAVVRIRPGRTDIRVAARGSRPDGGATCRLAAKITRNLEAGR; encoded by the coding sequence ATGCCGACCAGAAAGCCCGTACCCGCCATTCTGCCCTGGCTGACGGCGCTTGCGGCGGCGCCTTTTGTGCTGATCGTGGCGGCCGTCACGGCGACGCGGTTCGGCGGACTCGATCTGGCGATCGGCTATGACCTGCTGACCTGGACCGTGGCGCGCCTCCTGGCCTGGGTCGGTCTGGCGGCGGCTCTGGTGGCGGCGGTGCTGGCGCTGCGCGACCTGAAGGGCAGGGGTCTTTATGCGCTGGCGGCGCTAGCTCTCTCGGGCGCGACCGTCGCCGGCTTCGTGCTGCGTCAGGGCCAAGATGCGACGCCCCATCCACGTGACGTCAGCACCAACCTGGACGAGCCGCCTGGCCTGCCGCGCGCCGCCGGCGTGCGCAGCGGCGCGCCGCAGACCTGTGACGGTGTGGACGCCATCCCGACCCAGGTCCTGGCCCAGCAGGCGACCTCGGCGCTGGTCGACGCCGGCTTCGTCGTCACCCGCGCCACAACCTTCCAGGTCGAAGCCGTGCACGCCGGCGCCTGGTTCGGCTTCGCCACCGACGCCGTCGTTCGCATCCGCCCCGGCCGCACCGACATCCGCGTCGCCGCACGCGGCAGCCGTCCCGACGGCGGCGCCACCTGCCGCCTCGCCGCCAAGATCACCCGAAACCTGGAGGCGGGACGCTAA
- a CDS encoding MBL fold metallo-hydrolase encodes MIPFVRAFDFAHGRRDQVSPLIQRLIADNPGPFTFTGTGTYIVGRPDQGAEVAVIDPGPLDQAHLAALMAAVEGRRVSHVLVTHTHRDHAPLARPFAEATGARIWAPRPPMRETHASGALDEDEDADFAPDVVLTGGEVIEGDGWTIETMFTPGHASNHMAFALCEENALFCGDHVMGWSTTVVAPPDGNMRQYMASLEAVIARDFDVLWPTHGAPVTQVQPFLEAYRAHRLEREAQVLQRLAAGDRTIAEMVPVLYAAVDQRLWPAASLSVLAHLIKLVEDGAAISDGVPGLSAQFRLA; translated from the coding sequence ATGATCCCCTTCGTGAGGGCGTTCGACTTCGCCCATGGGCGGCGCGATCAGGTGTCGCCATTGATCCAGCGGTTGATCGCCGACAATCCGGGGCCTTTCACCTTCACCGGGACGGGGACCTATATCGTCGGCCGACCTGACCAAGGGGCCGAGGTCGCGGTGATCGATCCGGGACCGCTGGATCAGGCGCATCTGGCGGCGCTGATGGCGGCGGTCGAGGGGCGGCGGGTCAGCCATGTGCTGGTGACGCATACGCACCGGGATCATGCGCCTTTGGCCCGGCCGTTCGCCGAGGCGACCGGAGCACGGATTTGGGCGCCCCGGCCTCCGATGCGGGAAACGCATGCGTCGGGTGCGCTGGACGAGGATGAGGATGCGGACTTCGCGCCCGATGTGGTGCTGACGGGCGGCGAGGTCATCGAGGGCGACGGCTGGACGATCGAGACGATGTTCACGCCCGGCCATGCGTCAAATCATATGGCCTTCGCCTTGTGCGAGGAGAATGCGCTGTTTTGCGGCGATCATGTCATGGGCTGGTCGACGACGGTCGTGGCGCCGCCGGATGGGAACATGCGCCAGTATATGGCCAGCCTGGAGGCGGTGATCGCGCGCGACTTCGATGTGCTGTGGCCGACGCACGGGGCGCCGGTGACGCAGGTGCAGCCGTTTCTGGAAGCCTATCGCGCGCATCGGTTGGAGCGGGAGGCGCAAGTGCTCCAACGGCTTGCGGCGGGGGATCGCACGATCGCGGAAATGGTTCCGGTTCTGTACGCCGCCGTCGATCAGCGGCTATGGCCGGCCGCTTCGCTGTCGGTGCTGGCGCATCTGATCAAGCTGGTCGAGGACGGCGCGGCGATCAGCGATGGCGTGCCCGGCCTGTCGGCGCAGTTCCGCCTGGCTTAG
- a CDS encoding TonB-dependent receptor domain-containing protein — protein sequence MNTNRYRRGLLATTIIGGAALAMAATPSFAQSADDQATDVGEIVVTGSRIARQDYRSTSPIVTVTAQDFQATGSVTIDTLINDLPQFTPSISSTSNNPSNGGQANINLRNLGSNRTLVLMNGRRVVPSNSDGSVDVNLIPTALIKNIEVISGGASAAYGSDALAGVANFILDENFSGVQVDAQYGETDRSDGKTESYSVTVGGNFDDDRGNMVLSLGRSTRDVIFNAARDFSAVSGPSGTSPLGSTIFDSNNLPSLALVRAYFNSPDLVETGAFGFNDDNTLFSYTGKLNVKNPAGAGAEYTAPGANYTFNTGPLNYLQLPLDRYNVYGGGRYKINDNAEVYANALFTQYVADTELAASPAASGTGFRVPATNPFITADLRTFLNSRANPNGSFLLNKRFTALGGRHSTEEYNIYQITTGVRGQVPQSTWTYDVYGSYGRVSNTTTQTGNVSRSSVQRLLDAADGGRSLCAGGFDPFGVTDLSAECINYIGRSARNSTVTEQRVIEASLQGKAFDLPAGEVRVALGAQYRQDDFAFGADSSLAQQNAVTPHLGANGQPDGGNVGGSEIAGFNPTPSLSGGTNSKELFIEALVPLLSDLPFVEQLDLNLGYRYADYSTAGGTQAYRAELDWTVAGGLRARGGYSRSVRAPSIGELFATASTNFPSIGAPSATGTGGDPCDIRSSFRQGSNAAAVRALCLAQGISAQAIDRYTFSNNQVESRTGGNPNLFEETSDSWSAGLVYQSQFASPWLSGFSASIDYYNIEITDAIGSIAADDSLAGCFNVTGENPTFSNANSYCQLFSRDPLSGNIVGAIENQANLGMIRTSGVDFQADWAFNIADIGGGDWGRLKFNTVISWLENYEDNVVEGGAFTDRTGTIDSSFGNTFPEWKALSSVTWASGPFSVGARWRRVGEITVINTTEVLPSIDYFDLNGSWSINDTVSLRGGVNNLTDEQPNVFVPGVQANTDPSTYDVLGRRYYVGLTAKF from the coding sequence TTGAACACCAACAGATATCGTCGCGGCCTTTTGGCAACCACGATCATCGGCGGCGCCGCTTTGGCGATGGCCGCTACGCCCTCGTTCGCACAGTCGGCTGACGACCAAGCGACCGACGTCGGCGAGATCGTCGTCACGGGTTCGCGCATCGCCCGTCAGGACTATCGTTCGACCAGCCCGATCGTCACCGTCACCGCCCAAGACTTCCAGGCGACGGGTTCGGTCACGATCGACACCTTGATCAACGATCTGCCGCAGTTCACCCCGTCGATCTCGTCGACCTCGAACAACCCGTCCAATGGCGGCCAGGCCAACATCAACCTGCGTAACCTCGGCTCGAACCGCACGCTGGTTCTGATGAACGGCCGTCGCGTCGTGCCGTCGAACTCGGACGGTTCGGTTGACGTCAACCTGATCCCGACTGCCCTGATCAAGAACATCGAAGTCATCTCGGGCGGCGCTTCGGCGGCCTATGGTTCGGACGCCCTGGCTGGCGTCGCAAACTTCATCCTCGACGAGAACTTCTCGGGCGTTCAGGTCGACGCCCAATACGGTGAAACCGATCGCAGCGACGGCAAGACCGAGAGCTATTCAGTCACCGTCGGCGGCAACTTCGACGATGACCGCGGCAACATGGTGCTGTCGCTCGGCCGTTCGACCCGCGACGTGATCTTCAACGCCGCGCGTGACTTCTCGGCGGTGTCCGGTCCGTCCGGCACTTCGCCCCTGGGTTCGACGATCTTCGATAGCAACAACCTGCCTAGCTTGGCTTTGGTCAGAGCCTATTTCAACAGCCCGGACCTGGTCGAAACGGGCGCGTTCGGTTTCAACGATGACAACACGCTGTTCTCGTACACCGGCAAGTTGAACGTCAAGAATCCGGCTGGAGCCGGCGCGGAGTACACGGCGCCCGGTGCCAACTATACGTTCAACACAGGTCCGCTGAACTATCTGCAACTGCCGCTTGACCGTTACAACGTCTACGGAGGCGGCCGTTACAAGATCAATGACAACGCCGAGGTCTATGCCAATGCGCTGTTCACCCAGTATGTCGCCGACACCGAACTGGCGGCTAGCCCTGCGGCCAGCGGCACCGGCTTCCGCGTCCCGGCGACTAATCCGTTCATCACGGCTGATCTCCGAACGTTTTTGAATTCCCGTGCCAATCCGAACGGCTCCTTCCTGCTGAACAAGCGCTTCACCGCGCTGGGCGGTCGCCACTCGACGGAAGAGTACAACATTTATCAGATCACCACGGGCGTCCGTGGTCAGGTTCCGCAAAGCACCTGGACGTACGACGTTTACGGTTCGTATGGCCGCGTTTCCAATACGACCACTCAAACCGGCAACGTGTCTCGCTCGTCGGTTCAGCGACTGCTGGACGCTGCGGACGGTGGTCGCAGCCTTTGCGCGGGCGGCTTCGATCCGTTTGGCGTGACGGACCTGTCGGCGGAGTGCATCAACTACATCGGTCGTTCGGCGCGTAACTCGACCGTGACCGAACAACGCGTCATTGAAGCGTCGCTGCAAGGCAAGGCGTTCGATCTGCCGGCCGGTGAAGTTCGTGTCGCCCTCGGCGCTCAGTATCGCCAAGACGACTTCGCCTTCGGCGCGGACTCCTCGCTCGCTCAACAAAACGCCGTCACGCCTCACTTGGGCGCAAATGGCCAGCCGGACGGCGGCAACGTCGGTGGTTCGGAAATCGCCGGCTTCAACCCGACGCCTTCCCTGAGCGGTGGTACGAACTCCAAGGAACTGTTCATCGAGGCGCTGGTCCCGCTGCTCTCGGATCTGCCTTTTGTCGAGCAACTGGATCTGAACCTCGGCTATCGTTACGCCGACTACAGCACCGCTGGCGGCACGCAGGCCTATCGTGCGGAGCTAGACTGGACTGTCGCTGGCGGCCTGCGCGCACGTGGCGGTTATAGCCGCTCGGTCCGTGCACCTTCGATCGGCGAACTGTTCGCCACCGCAAGCACGAACTTCCCGAGCATCGGCGCGCCGTCGGCGACGGGCACTGGCGGTGATCCCTGCGACATCCGCAGCAGCTTCCGCCAGGGGTCTAACGCCGCCGCCGTCCGTGCACTGTGCTTGGCGCAAGGCATTTCGGCTCAGGCGATCGATCGCTACACCTTCTCCAACAACCAGGTTGAAAGCCGCACCGGCGGTAACCCGAACCTGTTTGAAGAGACGTCGGACAGCTGGTCGGCCGGTCTGGTGTATCAATCGCAGTTCGCGTCGCCCTGGCTGTCGGGCTTCTCGGCCTCGATCGATTACTACAACATCGAAATCACCGATGCGATCGGATCGATTGCGGCCGACGACTCGCTGGCCGGCTGCTTCAACGTCACGGGCGAAAACCCCACCTTCAGCAACGCCAACAGCTATTGCCAACTGTTTAGCCGCGATCCGCTGTCCGGCAACATTGTCGGCGCGATTGAAAATCAGGCCAACCTTGGCATGATCAGAACGTCCGGCGTTGACTTCCAAGCCGACTGGGCCTTCAACATCGCCGACATCGGTGGCGGCGATTGGGGCCGTCTGAAGTTCAACACGGTCATCAGCTGGCTGGAGAACTACGAAGACAACGTCGTCGAAGGCGGCGCCTTCACGGACCGTACGGGCACGATCGACAGCTCGTTCGGCAATACCTTCCCGGAATGGAAGGCTTTGAGCTCGGTGACTTGGGCGAGCGGTCCGTTCTCGGTTGGCGCACGCTGGCGTCGGGTTGGCGAAATCACGGTGATCAACACCACCGAGGTTCTGCCTTCCATCGACTACTTCGATCTGAACGGTTCGTGGTCCATCAACGACACGGTGTCGCTGCGCGGCGGCGTGAACAACCTGACCGACGAACAGCCGAACGTCTTCGTTCCCGGCGTTCAGGCCAACACCGACCCGTCGACTTATGACGTGCTGGGTCGCCGCTACTACGTTGGTCTGACCGCCAAGTTCTAA